One segment of Fimbriimonadales bacterium DNA contains the following:
- a CDS encoding riboflavin synthase: protein MFTGIIEAVGIVVEKNRHLVVRAPGLRVREGESVSVNGCCLTHVGGEDLTFALSEETLGCTNLGGLKVGDKVNLETAVKAGAPMGGHFVLGHVDAVGEFIGKEGEEYRFMVPNEGGRYLVNKGSIAVNGVSLTTILREGEENTFSVALIPYTLEKTNLGELAPGDKVNLEYDILAKIVEKLLKR from the coding sequence ATGTTTACAGGAATCATCGAAGCGGTAGGAATCGTAGTAGAAAAGAATCGGCACTTGGTTGTTCGCGCGCCTGGACTGCGCGTTCGAGAGGGGGAAAGCGTTTCGGTGAATGGCTGTTGTCTCACGCACGTAGGGGGGGAGGATTTGACCTTTGCTCTCTCGGAAGAGACGCTAGGGTGCACGAATTTGGGGGGGTTGAAGGTCGGTGATAAGGTGAATTTGGAAACGGCAGTAAAGGCAGGCGCACCTATGGGAGGACATTTCGTTTTGGGGCATGTGGATGCGGTGGGAGAGTTCATAGGAAAGGAAGGTGAAGAGTATCGGTTTATGGTTCCGAACGAGGGCGGGCGTTATTTAGTGAATAAAGGCTCGATCGCAGTAAACGGCGTGAGTTTGACGACGATTCTCCGAGAGGGAGAAGAGAATACATTTTCTGTGGCTTTGATCCCTTATACTTTAGAGAAGACGAATTTGGGAGAGTTGGCACCTGGCGATAAGGTGAATTTGGAATACGATATTCTTGCTAAGATTGTAGAGAAGTTATTGAAGCGCTGA
- a CDS encoding membrane protein insertase YidC, whose product MSQQPNARSNLIQMLLIFALVFLGMQLFFPKSPQQSLTTAELIARYKSAWKETQMASRLYVDKLQGEEAERLRKIHAQMETLPQAYAPEAQTTQPSELAPKPTDPIETLKKYFHDSLSRLLQTSSELAARLRNESKENPRLATPASRVEYEHARLLLIKAEVDRDFNTAVSAYQAFRSLATGSHPPEILKEAKEYQEISRDIAAHMARFEASGPAHFGYMIIDALVKMTGSIPGFSYWFAAIVLAVVARLLVWPLAAKQIRSFKRMAQLQPMVKELQENYQGAELQQRIMKLYQKYDINPWAGCLPSLVQIPFFLWIFYSMNLYRFEFQKGTFLWINPSTANAFHGIAPNLGFRDYPLVIIYGISMIVATLLSVSDPQQAQKQRIIGLIMAVVFTTLMLFWDFPSAFVLYWIGLNIVSTAQTIYMNKQPLPPLVEVPAGAKKNGLFKGLIPSEGTPTQEPKQKTGTPVLHKPKTKKHKKKR is encoded by the coding sequence TTTCCCAAATCTCCTCAACAGTCCCTGACGACTGCCGAACTCATCGCGCGATATAAAAGCGCTTGGAAAGAGACTCAAATGGCATCGCGCCTTTACGTGGATAAATTGCAAGGGGAGGAAGCGGAACGACTTAGAAAAATCCATGCGCAAATGGAAACTCTGCCGCAAGCCTATGCACCGGAAGCGCAAACAACCCAGCCTTCAGAACTCGCGCCGAAACCGACCGACCCCATCGAAACGCTCAAAAAGTATTTTCATGATTCTCTTTCTCGATTGTTGCAAACTTCTTCGGAATTAGCAGCGCGTTTGCGGAACGAGAGCAAAGAAAATCCACGTTTAGCAACTCCCGCATCGAGAGTAGAGTACGAACACGCACGATTGCTCCTCATCAAAGCCGAAGTAGACAGAGATTTCAACACGGCGGTGAGCGCTTATCAAGCCTTTCGCTCTTTAGCAACCGGTTCGCATCCTCCTGAAATATTAAAAGAAGCGAAGGAATATCAAGAAATCTCGCGCGATATTGCCGCTCACATGGCTCGTTTCGAAGCGTCGGGTCCTGCGCATTTCGGTTATATGATTATCGATGCGCTCGTGAAAATGACCGGTTCGATTCCCGGATTTAGTTATTGGTTCGCAGCCATCGTGCTTGCCGTCGTCGCACGGTTACTCGTTTGGCCACTCGCAGCAAAACAAATACGCAGTTTCAAACGCATGGCTCAACTCCAACCGATGGTTAAAGAACTGCAAGAAAATTATCAAGGGGCGGAATTGCAGCAGCGAATCATGAAACTTTATCAGAAATACGATATTAATCCTTGGGCGGGATGTCTACCGAGTTTAGTGCAAATTCCATTTTTCCTTTGGATTTTTTACAGCATGAATTTATATCGTTTCGAATTCCAAAAGGGAACGTTTCTTTGGATTAATCCTTCCACAGCGAATGCATTTCACGGAATCGCCCCGAACTTAGGGTTCAGGGATTATCCTCTCGTTATTATCTACGGAATATCCATGATCGTAGCCACTTTGCTCTCGGTAAGTGATCCACAGCAAGCGCAAAAACAAAGAATTATCGGTTTGATTATGGCAGTGGTATTTACCACTCTCATGCTCTTTTGGGATTTCCCTAGTGCTTTCGTGTTATATTGGATAGGGTTAAATATCGTTTCGACAGCACAAACGATTTATATGAACAAACAACCTCTTCCGCCATTAGTGGAAGTCCCTGCGGGAGCGAAAAAGAACGGTCTATTCAAAGGACTGATTCCTTCGGAAGGAACACCGACTCAAGAACCAAAACAAAAAACCGGTACACCGGTGTTGCATAAACCTAAAACGAAAAAACATAAAAAGAAAAGATAA
- the jag gene encoding RNA-binding cell elongation regulator Jag/EloR — MTESTEATGRTLEEAKRAAAQALGRSVEECEFEIIEQKAGGLFARDNFRVRAWVKAHPPEAVVEWSASESAPEEKTETIEEAEEETEEGEEELAVEATQEDAERARATVEGIFQAGRLRVNVSVKSVHGRYVDLHLSGPDVGFLLESRQPAIDSLQYLANAMMARSVRPGVRITLDADSYRMERNAALIRQAKQIAAQVRKRQQEAVLDPLPAHERRIIHQALADFEGVETYSEGEEPNRRVVISPKPS; from the coding sequence ATGACAGAAAGTACTGAAGCAACTGGTCGAACGCTCGAAGAGGCGAAGCGCGCTGCTGCGCAGGCTCTCGGTCGAAGCGTCGAAGAATGTGAATTCGAAATCATCGAACAAAAAGCCGGGGGGTTATTCGCGCGCGACAATTTCCGAGTGCGTGCATGGGTGAAGGCTCATCCACCGGAGGCAGTTGTCGAATGGAGTGCATCGGAATCCGCCCCGGAAGAGAAAACGGAAACAATCGAAGAAGCCGAAGAAGAAACGGAAGAAGGCGAAGAAGAACTCGCCGTCGAAGCCACGCAAGAGGATGCGGAAAGAGCGAGAGCGACTGTCGAAGGCATCTTCCAAGCCGGGCGTCTTCGTGTTAACGTGAGCGTAAAAAGTGTTCACGGAAGGTATGTAGATTTGCACCTTTCCGGTCCGGATGTGGGTTTTTTATTAGAAAGTCGCCAACCGGCAATCGACTCGCTACAGTATTTAGCGAATGCAATGATGGCGAGGAGCGTTCGCCCTGGAGTGCGAATTACTCTCGACGCGGATTCCTATCGAATGGAACGAAATGCAGCGTTGATACGCCAGGCGAAGCAAATCGCGGCTCAAGTTCGCAAGCGACAGCAAGAAGCCGTCCTCGACCCCTTACCTGCACACGAGCGAAGAATAATTCACCAAGCCCTTGCAGATTTCGAGGGGGTCGAAACCTACAGCGAAGGTGAAGAGCCGAACCGCCGCGTCGTGATTAGCCCGAAACCTTCATAG
- a CDS encoding Gfo/Idh/MocA family oxidoreductase produces the protein MPKRKVRIGMVGYQFMGKAHSNAYRQVARFFDMDWEPEMAVICGRTEAPLKAAAEKYGWQETETDWRRLVERKDIDLIDVSAPGNLHAPISIAAAEAGKIIWCEKPLANNLQEAQSMFEAVKKAGVFHAIFHNYRYCPAVALAKRMIEEGVLGKIYHFRAVYLQDWIADPAFPLVWRLQKEIAGSGAHGDIGAHIIDLGRYLVGEITEVCGHLETFIKQRPKLAKADDRLGGVASAEMGEVTVDDASMFLARFENGALGTFEAARFALGRKNHNRFEINGSRGSVVFNLERMNELEYYNAEDPPHLQGFRVIQVTDKVHPYTANWWPVGHIIGYEHTFTHLVYSGFERMGRGENPTPDFEDGLRNQMVLDAVERSAKSRKWENIVGAP, from the coding sequence ATGCCGAAACGGAAAGTCAGAATCGGAATGGTGGGATACCAATTCATGGGGAAGGCGCACAGCAATGCTTATCGGCAGGTTGCGAGATTCTTCGACATGGATTGGGAACCTGAAATGGCAGTGATTTGCGGACGCACGGAAGCCCCTTTGAAGGCGGCGGCAGAGAAATATGGATGGCAGGAGACCGAAACGGATTGGCGACGTCTCGTGGAGCGAAAAGACATAGACCTTATTGACGTCTCCGCGCCGGGAAATTTGCATGCACCGATTTCGATTGCCGCGGCTGAGGCGGGAAAAATCATCTGGTGCGAAAAACCTCTCGCGAACAATTTGCAAGAAGCGCAAAGTATGTTCGAAGCGGTGAAAAAAGCAGGCGTTTTTCATGCGATTTTTCACAATTACCGATACTGTCCTGCTGTCGCTTTAGCGAAACGAATGATCGAAGAGGGCGTTTTGGGAAAAATTTATCATTTTCGAGCAGTGTATTTACAGGATTGGATCGCTGATCCAGCTTTTCCTTTGGTTTGGAGATTGCAAAAAGAAATCGCTGGTTCAGGAGCGCATGGAGATATCGGCGCGCATATTATTGATTTGGGTAGATATTTAGTCGGTGAAATCACAGAGGTATGCGGACATTTGGAGACTTTCATCAAACAGAGACCGAAATTGGCGAAGGCAGACGATAGACTCGGGGGGGTTGCGTCTGCCGAAATGGGTGAAGTTACCGTAGACGATGCTTCCATGTTTTTGGCGCGATTCGAGAATGGCGCTTTGGGTACTTTCGAAGCGGCTCGCTTTGCATTGGGAAGAAAGAATCACAACCGTTTCGAAATCAACGGCTCGAGGGGTTCAGTCGTTTTCAATTTGGAAAGAATGAACGAATTGGAGTATTATAATGCAGAAGATCCCCCCCACCTGCAGGGATTTCGTGTGATTCAAGTTACGGACAAAGTTCATCCTTATACAGCGAATTGGTGGCCGGTGGGGCATATCATCGGCTATGAACACACGTTCACGCATTTGGTTTACTCAGGATTCGAACGGATGGGGAGGGGGGAGAACCCGACGCCCGATTTCGAGGATGGCTTGCGAAATCAAATGGTTTTAGACGCAGTCGAACGCAGCGCGAAAAGTAGAAAATGGGAAAACATTGTAGGAGCGCCGTAA